The following proteins are encoded in a genomic region of Nicotiana sylvestris chromosome 4, ASM39365v2, whole genome shotgun sequence:
- the LOC104234163 gene encoding uncharacterized protein isoform X1 — MDMHAEVQYESDFRDAYLDDETENVTDIGKESIDGVEVEDVGECQDQKNPNETGVTEKICKCGLQSQEDLESPLGTSVSEIVCKCLEGTYDLSTPLSYKEKFGVQTCANQESFEAAREEAGVEYQEKSGVQSQDVENTEGTSRKSCELATEEHGEQLQDKENVQLEDKENDASNMLAELSVEKTQEGSVKKTDDAKLLKKFIVRLGKKKRRGRKTEGQTNIYADNNGVRKNPYKLYHQKISSKMFFLELSDSSFVLDDKHIDIALYYLRKKE; from the exons ATGGATATGCATGCAGAAGTTCAGTATGAAAGCGATTTTAGAGATGCATATCTAGATGATGAAACTGAGAACGTCACTGATATTGGGAAAG AATCTATTGATGGAGTGGAAGTTGAAGATGTAGGAGAATGTCAAGACCAGAAAAATCCAAATGAGACAGGAGTAACAGAAAAAATTTGTAAATGTGGATTGCAATCTCAGGAGGATTTAGAAAGTCCATTGGGAACAAGTGTCAGTGAGATTGTATGCAAATGCTTAGAAGGAACATATGATTTGTCTACACCTCTGTCATATAAAGAGAAATTTGGAGTTCAAACTTGTGCCAATCAAG AATCTTTTGAAGCTGCAAGGGAAGAAGCTGGAGTGGAGTATCAAGAGAAAAGTGGAGTACAATCTCAAGACGTAGAAAATACCGAAGGAACAAGCAGAA AATCTTGTGAACTTGCAACTGAAGAACATGGAGAACAATTGCAAGATAAAGAAAATGTGCAgttggaagataaagaaaatgatGCAAGCAATATGTTAGCTGAATTGTCTGTTGAAAAAACACAAGAAGGCAGTGTGAAGAAGACAG ATGATGCAAAATTATTGAAGAAATTCATTGTGCGGTTGGGCAAGAAGAAAAGGAGAGGTCGCAAAACAGA gggaCAAACTAATATATATGCTGATAATAATGGTGTGAGAAAGAATCCATACAAATTGTATCAtcaaaaaatcagtagcaaaatgttCTTCCTTGAGCTTTCAGATAGTAGCTTTGTACTTGATGATAAG CATATTGACATTGCCCTATATTATCTGAGAAAGAAGGAGTGA
- the LOC104234163 gene encoding uncharacterized protein isoform X2: MDMHAEVQYESDFRDAYLDDETENVTDIGKESIDGVEVEDVGECQDQKNPNETGVTEKICKCGLQSQEDLESPLGTSVSEIVCKCLEGTYDLSTPLSYKEKFGVQTCANQESFEAAREEAGVEYQEKSGVQSQDVENTEGTSRKSCELATEEHGEQLQDKENVQLEDKENDASNMLAELSVEKTQEGSVKKTVFLVEENNYEALNQYTRKRKRDSIGYDGPSFFILTPTPPSTQMSIDGGLSMELKEMLNKSLVEVKGTRSLVGS; encoded by the exons ATGGATATGCATGCAGAAGTTCAGTATGAAAGCGATTTTAGAGATGCATATCTAGATGATGAAACTGAGAACGTCACTGATATTGGGAAAG AATCTATTGATGGAGTGGAAGTTGAAGATGTAGGAGAATGTCAAGACCAGAAAAATCCAAATGAGACAGGAGTAACAGAAAAAATTTGTAAATGTGGATTGCAATCTCAGGAGGATTTAGAAAGTCCATTGGGAACAAGTGTCAGTGAGATTGTATGCAAATGCTTAGAAGGAACATATGATTTGTCTACACCTCTGTCATATAAAGAGAAATTTGGAGTTCAAACTTGTGCCAATCAAG AATCTTTTGAAGCTGCAAGGGAAGAAGCTGGAGTGGAGTATCAAGAGAAAAGTGGAGTACAATCTCAAGACGTAGAAAATACCGAAGGAACAAGCAGAA AATCTTGTGAACTTGCAACTGAAGAACATGGAGAACAATTGCAAGATAAAGAAAATGTGCAgttggaagataaagaaaatgatGCAAGCAATATGTTAGCTGAATTGTCTGTTGAAAAAACACAAGAAGGCAGTGTGAAGAAGACAG tgtttcTTGTAGAGGAAAACAATTATGAAGCTCTTAACCAATATAcgaggaaaagaaagagagatagTATTGGTTATGATGGTCCGTCTTTTTTTATTCTTACTCCTACTCCTCCAAGTACACAAATGAGCATTGATGGGGGTTTATCTATGGAGTTGAAGGAAATGTTGAATAAGAGCTTGGTCGAGGTAAAAGGAACAAGAAGCTTAGTTGGCAGTTGA